The window GTTGAATTATTACACCGGCTTGGGCAGGATGAAGAGGAACCTGGCTCAGAGGTTTCCAGGGGAGGGATGAGCCTTGCTTAAGAGGGAAGTTGCAAAAAGGGTTTTTGCAAAGGAATTCGAAGCCTGCAGGGAGCTTGAAAAATCGGCAAGGTTCGCGTCCGAAGCAGCCGATGTGAAATCTCCTAACCTACTTATCAGTCCTGTGGGGCTTATTCTCAACCGCGTTTTTGCAGTTGGTGTGCTTACCGAACTCGACAGCATAGGCACCCAAAATGAAATGTGGAAAGCCCGGATAGTTGACCCAACTGGAGCTTTTACGGTATACGCGGGGCAGTACCAATCTGATGCTTCTATTTTCTTTTCAACGGTTCAGGTCCCTGCTTTCATAGCTCTTACCGGAAAAGCCAGAATTTACGAACCCGAACCCGGATCTATTTTTGTCTCAATCCGGGCAGAAGAGGCAAACGTTGTAGACGAAGAGATCCGCAATAGATGGGTTGTGGATACTGCAGAACAGACCGTTGACAGGCTTGAGGCTTTTTCGGATGCTCTCGCGAGTGGATACCACGGGGAAACCCTCAGGGAATATCTGCTTGAGAGGGGAATTTCCGACGAGCTTGCGGAAGGGATTTCCATTGCCTTTGAAACGGAACGCGACCCTCGGGAATTTGCAAAACAGCTAAGGGTTTCTATCAGGGAAGGGCTGAGGGCTCTTAACTTTGAATCCGAAGGTCCTGCAGGAGCCAAGACTGACCAGAAGGAGTTCGTACTTGAACTGCTCAGGGAAGTGGGCGGGGGCAAGGGAGTTGATTACGCTACTTTTGTAGATGCTGCAGTTTCAAGAGGTGTCCCTGAAGAGTTAGTAGAAGAAGTTGTCCGTTCCCTTCTTGCGGGAGGGCAGTGTTACGAGCCGAAGATCGGAATTATAAGGCTTGTAGGTTAATCGTGTGGAGTGGGACTTTAACGACCCTAAAATCAGGAAAATACTCCTCTCAAAACATGTGATAATGCTTAAGTGTGATTAAGTTGATTGGTATCCTTTGTTAAAATTTAGCATCTCGCGTTTATATCGTATTTATTTGGAGAAATTAACATGAAAGTATTGGTCAGCGACTCACTCTCCAATGAAGGCTTGGAGATTTTAAAAGAAAACTTTAATGTTGATGTTTGCACCGGTCTCTCCGAAGATGAACTGGTGGAAAAAATCGGGGCTTACCATGCCCTTGTAATACGTAGCGGCACTCAGGTTACTCAGAGAGTCATCGAGGCTGCCGACAACCTGAAAATTATTGGAAGGGCAGGAGTCGGAGTCGATAATGTCGATGTGGACGCAGCCACAAAGAAAGGAATCATTGTGGCCAATGCTCCCGAAGGAAATATGATTTCGGCAGCAGAGCACACGATTGCCATGATGATGTCAATGTCCCGCAACATCCCTCAGGCAAATGCATCCCTGAAATCCAGGGAATGGAAGCGCAACAAGTTCATGGGTGTTGAAGTAAAGGGCAAGACCCTTGGAATTGTAGGGCTTGGAAGGATTGGGTCTGAGGTTGCAAAGAGGGCTTCAGGGCTTGAAATGAACCTTATGGGGTATGATCCTTTCATTTCTGAGAAGCGGGCTGCCGAACTTGGAGTTAGGCTTGCTACTGTGAATGAAATCTCTAAAGAGGCCGACTACATAACTGTGCATACTCCTCTTATTAAAGAAACCAGAAACATTTTAGATGACGAGCAGTTTGCCCTTATGAAACCCGGGGTCAAGATCATAAACTGTGCCCGCGGCGGTATCATCAGCGAAGAAGCCCTGACAAGAGCCCTTGAAAGCGGAAAGGTCGGCGGGGCAGCCCTGGATGTTTTTGTTGAGGAACCACCTTTTGACAACCCTCTTCTGAAATTTGACCACGTCATTGTAACTCCGCATCTAGGTGCCTCCACACAGGAAGCCCAGGTTAATGTTGCAACCGACATCGCCAGGGAAGTCGTATCCGTCCTTACTGGCGGGCTTGCAAAGAATGCAATCAATATCCCCTCAGTGAAGCCCGAAGCTATGGCAGTTCTTGCTCCATACATCAGGCTCTCGGAGATCATGGGTAAAATTGCAGGGCAGCTTGTAGGCGGCAATTACGAAAAGGTAGAAATCGCGTACAATGGGGAAATTTCCGGAAAAGACACCAGACCCCTTACAGTCTCCGCTCTCAAAGGGCTGCTTGAAATGGCTCTCGGATCCGGGGTAAATTACGTCAATGCTCCTACTCTTGCAAAGTCCAGAAAGATCGCAGTAGTGGAAAGTAAGTCCGAATCGGCAGAAGAGTATTCTTCAACTGTCAGTATCAGGCTCACCAGTGGAGAAATGGCGAAGCTGGTTGTCGGAACTGTTGTCGGAGACGAGCCCAAGATTGTTTCCGTTGATGAGGACATCGTTGACATCTTCCCCGCAGGCCGTATGATTTTTGCCAAACACGTTAACAAACCGAACGTTATAGGTCCCTGCTGCCTGGTTCTTGGTAAAAACAACATCAACATTTCAGGCATGCAGGTCGGAAGGGCAGAAGTTGGAGGCGTGACCATGATGGTGCTTAACGTGGATACCGATGTCTCTGATGCAATCCTTGATGAGGTCAGGCAGGTCCCTGGAATCCTCAATGCCAAGCTTGTGACCCTTTGAATTTGCAGTAAATTGCAGTAACAGATATTCCGAAAAACATTTCACTTCGGTACAGGCTTAAATCTGATTTCTGTGCCGGAGACATTTACTTTTTTCAGGGATTTCTTCAAATGTGAAACTGCATCAAATCGGACGCATTATATTATAGGTAAACTTATTATTCACCGTGGTGACTTATTATTCACCGTGGTGACCTCTTATTCACCTTGGTGACTTATTATATCATTGTACGACGTATTGTATGTACGACGTATTGTATTATACTGCCCTTCCCGGTGCAGTTATTTTTCGAGGTTCATGAATGGAAGAACTTAAACGTGTTGTTTCGGCTCCCTTTAAAAAAAATCTTGCAGGTTCTCTCCCGGAAAAAGATTTTGAATTTTCCCTTGCATTTGACCTGAAATGGTTTTCCCCGAAGACCGCTTCTGAGGTAAAGAGCCGTGCCCTTGAAGCAGGCTTGCTGTCCCTTAAGGACGGTGCACTTTCACCCTGTTTTGATGTTGAGAGTGTCCGGCTTCCCCATGCCTTTAAGCCGCCAGAAAATTTTCTCGAACTCAAAGAGAAACCCGGAAAATCAGGTAACTCTTCTGCAGGGCGCCACAGGGAAGAACTCTCCTTTGAACAGATCCTTGACTTTGTTTCCGCGGACACGGGAGTGAACAGGCAACGGCTTGTTTCCGAAATCAATTCCATGCAGGACCGGCTTGCTTATCTTGTGGATATCCGGATAGTGGCACTTATTGTGGCAAAGAAGTTCGGATGTGACATAGATGGGGTACTTGGAAAAGTTTCCAGGGTGGTTCTTGGCTCACTCGATTACGCATAATCTTTATGTACTAGAAATGTTATTCACATCATACCAATCCGACTAATCGCTTGATCTTTAATTTTCTGCCTCGAGCTTCAGGGCTGTGGCAGCATAGCGATGTTCGAACGCGATAGGTAATTTTTTCCCGCGTGAGTGAGATTTATACTAATCTTGCGGAGGAACATACATTGGGTAAAAAATCACAGGTAAAACTAATAAGAAAAACAAATCCAAGAATCGTTTCCCTGATTCTTACCCTGAAAGATGGAGCAAATGTAGATTCTGCCCCCATCTGGAAGGATATAGCGAAACGTCTTGAGGCGCCGTCTAGAAACTATGCGGCTGTGAATATAAGCAAGATCAACAGGCACACTGCTGAAGATGATGTCCTGCTTATCCCCGGAAAAGTCCTGGGTGCAGGTCTCCTTGATCACCCCGTTACTGTTGCGGCTGTAACATTCAGCGAATCTGCAGTTGACAAAATCACTGAAGCCGGCGGCAAGTGCCTGAGTCTCGAGGAGATCATGGAATCAAATCCAAAAGGGTCCGGTATCCGGATTTTCCGCTGAGGTGACGAAGATGACGGTTATCGATGCAAATGGTCTTATTCTGGGGCGTCTTGCAAGTACAGTTGCAAAACAGTTGCTTTCAGGAGACGAAAAGGTTTATATTGTAAATGCCGAAAAAGCCATAATTTCTGGTTCAAGGGCTGCCACCTTTAGAGAGTACCGGGAGACCCGGGTAAGGGGTGCAACGGAATTTGGGCCTTACTTCCCGAAACGTCCGGACCGCATTCTGAAGAGGACTATTCGTGGCATGCTGCCCTATAAGAGATCAAGAGGCAAGGATGCAATGTCCAGGCTCAAAGTCTATGTAGGTGTCCCCTATGAACTTAAGGATACTGAAACGATCGCCATCGCAGATGCCGACATGAGGCTTCTGAGTTCCAACAAGTACATGGAGCTTGGTGAAGTGAGCCAGAAACTGGGTTCAAAGTTCTAATGGGTGAGTCCGCATGGTCAAAGTAGTAAATTCATCTGGAAAGCACAAGACTGCAACTGCACGTGCAACAGTCATGAAAGGTACCGGCAAGGTAAGGATCAACAAAATTCCGCTCGAGCTCTATACTCCTGAGCTTGCAATGATGAAGGTCTCCGAACCTCTGCTGATCGCAGGAAATGAAGTGGTCTCCGGGCTTGACATCAATGTCGATGTTCGGGGCGGCGGAATTATCGGGCAGGCTAATGCGGTAAGAACCGCTGTTGCTCGCGGGATTGTGGAATGGACAAATGACACAATCATCAGAGATAACTTCGTAACCTATGACCGCAGTTTACTTGTAAGCGATTCCAGGCAGAAAGAATCAAAGAACTTTGGTGGTCCCGGAGCAAGGGCTAAATACCAGAAATCTTACAGGTAAGGAAAGTTATGATCCCAGTCCGATGTTTCTCATGTGGAAAAGTAATCTCTAATTATTGGGATGAGTACAAAAGACGCGTCAACGATGGCGAAGACGCGGCTGCCGTAATGGATGATCTTGGGATCACCCGTTATTGCTGTCGTAGAATGTTCCTCAGCCACGTCGAACTTGTTGACGTGCTTTCCCCGTACCAGTAAGGGACCGTAGGGTAGCTTGGTCCATCCTTCGGCGTTCGGGACGCCGGAACCTGAGTTCGAATCTCAGCGGTCCCACTTCCCTTTTTCAAGGGTACTGGTTGTCAGGTGTATGTACTGAAATTATCAAATTTATCATGCTTCTCAATTATCGGAATTCATCGGAGCGTTTTTAAGTTACAGGGTGATCTGTTGGTCAAGGAAAAGTATACCCGGTTCGAGCGTGCACGAATTGTAGGTGCAAGAGCATTGCAGATTGCAATGGGGGCTCCTGTCCTGGTTGAAGATGACGGGCGGCTGGACCCCCTGGGTGTAGCTATGGCAGAGTTGAAGGCCGGAGTTATTCCTATAACGGTCAAACGTAAGCAAAGATAAAAACGTAATGGGATACATTTCAGATGCTGAATGCGTTTTATTGTTGATTCTATATATGAGGTGACTTTATGGAGGAAATTGAGCAGACTGGGCAGGAGGAAGCCGGAGCACAGCCTTTGCCTGAAGAAAATGTCGTGGCAGAAGCAAAACCTGAACCTGAAAAGGAAGCCACAGCAAAGACCGGATCTGTGCCTGTAGTATCGGAGGACGAAACCGTTTCTCCAAAAGAAGGGTCCACATCTCTTGTGTCCATTGACGAATACCTGGCAGCAGGGATTCATATCGGGACCCAGCAGAAGACTCAGGATATGATGCGTTTCGTATACAGAGTCAGAACTGACGGGTTATACGTACTTGATATCCAGTCAACAGACGAAAGGATCAGAGTTGCATCAAAATTGTTGTCTCACTACGATCCTACCAGAATTCTTGTAGTGTCTTCAAGGCAGTATGGACAGCACCCTGCAAGAATGTTCTCAAGGGCACTTGGCACAAGGGCAATGCTCGGAAGGTTTATTCCCGGTTCACTTACAAACCCGCAGATGCACGGTTTCTTTGAACCAGAGGTAATAATTGTAACCGACCCGGCTGGAGATGCTCAGGTTTTGAAAGAAGCTTCAAGCATTGGTGTGCCTGTGATCGCACTTTGTGACACCAACAACCTTACTTCAAATGTGGACCTCGTAATCCCAACTAACAACAAGGGTAGAAAAGCTCTTTCTCTTGTCTACTGGCTGGTTGCAAGGGAAGTATCCCGACTCAATGATACCCCCTTCAATTACGAGATGACTGATTTCGAAACTCCACTTTGATTCCGAAACATCCGTCCTGCATACTGCAAGGGTTTATAAAAATTGCCCATCTCTTATACTATGGGTGATTGGAAATGAGACAGCCAGCAGTTGCAGGGCAGTTCTATCCCCTGCATTGTGATAATCTGGAGAAAGAACTTACACGATGTTTCGAAGGTCTGGAGATCCGGGAACGAGATGTTTTGGGGGCTGTTTGCCCACATGCCGGATATATTTATTCCGGGAAAGTGGCTGCACACGCCTACGCAACTCTCCCTGAAGCTGATACCTATATCTTTTTTGGCCCCAACCATACTGGGTACGGTTCACCAATATCAGTATCTCGGGATACGTGGAAAACTCCCATGGGAACTATTGATGTTGACCTTGAGCTCGCCGATGGCTTTCTCGGGAGCATCGTTGATGCAGATGAACTGGGGCACACATACGAGCATTCTATTGAAGTCCAGCTTCCTTTTCTTCAGTACCGTTTCGGGCGGGATTTTAAAATTCTTCCTATCTGCATGGGCATGCAGGACGAAAAAACGGCAGTTGAGGTGGGGAACCTTGTTGCTGACCTTGTTTCTGAAAGCGGGAAACGTGCGGTCATCATAGCGTCCAGTGATTTCACTCACTACGAAACTGCAGAACGCGCAAGGGAGACGGATGACGAAGTTATAGGTGCCATCCTGAATCTCGATGTCTCAGGTATGTATGAACGCCTCTATAGAAGAAATGCTTCTGTATGCGGATTTGGGCCTATTGCAGCAATGCTTTCGGCTTCTCTAAAGCTTGGAGGGTCCAGGGCAACTCTTCTTAAATATGCAAATAGCGGGGATGTTTCAGGAGATATGAGTGCAGTTGTCGGGTACGCTGCAATTATTGTGGAGTAAAGACCTCTTGCAAAAAATGATGTATGCCCGTTTTTGATTATACAGAAAACACCCGGATAAAGTTCATGCCGGGATATGTTTTTTTATATTATCTTTTCTTTTACTTATGGTCAGCCTCTCCGAGGATAAAGTTCATTACGTTATATGCTAAAATCCAACAACACTTTACATACACAGATTCAACAACACTTTACATACACAGATTCAACAACATTTTACACATTCAGATTCAACAACATTTTACACATTCAGATTCTATAAAACTTGAAAATTTTTGAGGAATAATATGGTTTCATGTTCTGCGCCCGGTAAAATCTATCTTTTCGGAGAGCATGCGGTTGTTTACGGAGAAACCGCGATAGCATGTGCGGTAGAATTGAGAACCCGGGTGCGGGCAGAGTTAAACAATTCCATAGTTATCCAGTCACAAATTGGTAGGACAGGGATTGATTTTGATAAACACCCCTACGTTTCTGCAGTTATTGAAAAAATGAGGGAATTTGTACCCATAAAGGGGGTCTTTCTAACTATTGATTCCGATATCCCTGTGGGTTCAGGGCTTGGGTCGTCTGCTGCGGTGACAATTGCAAGCATAGGCGCTCTTAATGAGCTGTTTGGCTGTGGTCTCTCCCTTGAAAATATTGCAAAACTTGGGCATGAAATCGAAATCCGGGTGCAGGGGGCAGCAAGCCCGACTGATACTTATGTTTCTACTTTCGGAGGGGTTGTCACCATCCCGGAACGGAGAAAGTTAAAAACACCTGACTGTGGAATTGTGATAGGGGATACCGGGGTTTTTTCTTCCACAAAAGAGCTTGTGGCAAATGTCAGGCAGCTTCGAGAGAGCTATCCTGAGTTGATCGGACCTCTTATGGCTTCGATTGGTAAAATCTCCCGAATTGGGGAAACCCTTGTACTTTCAGGGGATTATGTTTCCATTGGCAGGCTCATGAATGTAAACCAGGGACTGCTTGATGCTCTTGGAGTAAATATCCTTGAGCTTTCAAGTTTAATCTATTCAGCAAGGGCAGCAGGAGCTTTCGGGGCAAAGATTACGGGAGCCGGAGGCGGTGGCTGTATGGTTGCACTTACGGCACCTCAAAAGTCCATACAGGTAGCTGAAGCCATTGCAAATGCAGGTGGTAAGGTCACTATTACAAAACCCACGGAACAGGGACTGAAGGTCGACTGAACCTGAGTGCCGGATAGAGCATTTGATACCAATTATTACGGTTACTATTTGATACCAATTATTACGGTTAATTATTCACGGTTAATTATTCACGGTTAATTATTCACAGTTTTAATACTATTGCAGAGTAATCCCTTAGACCAACTGAATGCTATTTAAAAAAGTATCGGGTGATATCATGAATGCTTCAACTGAACCTGTTATCCTTAAACTCGGAGGCAGCGCCATTACTGATAAAGGTGCATATGAAGGGGTTGTAAAAGAGGCTGCCCTTCTCAGGATTGCACGGGAAGTTTCAGGCTTCCGGGGAAAAATGATTGTTGTACATGGGGCTGGCTCTTTCGGGCATATCTATGCCAAAAAATACGGGCTTGACAGGAATTTTGACCCTGAGGGAGCAATTGTAACGCATGAATCCGTAAAGAAACTCGCCTCAAGGGTAGTGGATGCCCTGAACAGTTTCGGAGTTATGGCTATTGCCGTGCATCCTATGGGCTGTACGGTTTGCAGAAACGGGCGGATAGAGAGCATGTACCTTGACAGCATAAAACTCATGCTCGAAAAAGGCTTTGTCCCCGTACTGCACGGAGACGTTGTTATGGACCTCAAACTCGGGACCTGTATCCTCTCGGGAGACCAGATAGTTCCATATCTGGCAAAGGAGCTCGGGATCACGCGGATCGGGCTGGGCTCGGCTGAGGACGGGGTGCTTGATATGGATGGAAAACCGGTGCCTGAAATCACTCCTGATAATTTTGAAGAGTTTCGACAATGTATCGGGGGGTCGAAAAGTACGGATGTTACAGGCGGAATGCTCGGGAAGGTCCTGGAACTTCTGGAACTCAGCAAAAATTCTAGTATCACTTCACATATATTCAATGCAGGAAAAGCGGATAACATTTACAGGTTCTTAAATGGGGAATCCATCGGGACCAGGATCAGTCCGAATAAAAGGGTATGAAGTATGATCAATATTACCTCAAGGCGAAAGCTAGAACACCTGAAGCTCTGTGCTGGAAGCTCGGTTGAAGCCCGGGGGGTCAGTGCAGGTTTTGAAGATGTGACCCTAATCCACAGGGCGCTTCCTGAATTAAACATGGATGAGCTCGACCTTTCAGTGAACTTCCTTGGAAAACGCATGCTTGCCCCATTTTTGATTGCATCTATTACAGGAGGGCACCCTGATACCATTTCTATCAATGCTGCACTAGCAGCCGCAGCCGAAGAGCTGGGAGTCGGGATAGGGGTTGGCAGCCAGAGAGCTGCAATTGATGACCCTGCTCAGGAGGAGTCTTTCAGGATTGTCAGAGATGAGGCTCCGACTGCCTTTGTCTATGGAAATGTTGGGGCTGCCCAGATTCGCCAGTACGGGGTTGAAGGGGTAGAAAAGCTCATCGAAATGATTGATGCCGATGCCCTTGCCATTCACCTTAATTTTTTACAGGAAGCCATCCAGCCCGAAGGGGATAGGGATGCCACCGGTTGCCTGGATATGATTTCTGAAATCTGTTCTGTGCTCAAAACGCCTGTGATTGTGAAAGAGACCGGCGCAGGCATTTCCAGGGAAGATGCTCTTCTCCTTCAGAAAGCTGGAGTCTCTGCGATTGATGTAGGGGGAGCTGGGGGCACCAGTTGGGCAGGAGTCGAGGTTTACAGGGCAAAAGAAAGCAAGGATTCGGTTTCCGAACGCCTCGGGGAACTTTTCTGGGACTTTGGCATTCCTACCGTTGCCAGCTTAATCGAATCCAGGGTCTCCCTTCCGATTATTGCAACAGGTGGAGTCCGGACAGGGCTTGATATCGCAAAATCCCTCGTCCTCGGAGCCAGTGCGGCAAGTGCAGCCCTGCCCTTTGTGGGACCTTCTCTTGAAGGAAAAGAATCGGTTGTCAGTGTTCTTTCCCATATGCTGGATGAATTCAGGGCTGCAATGTTTCTTTGCGGCTGTGCAAACATCCAGGCCTTGCATAATGCCCCGGTTGTTGTCACCGGATGGACACTCGAATACCTTGGGCAGCGCGGTTTTAATGTAAAAGACTATTCTGTACCCAAAAATACACTTTAATCAAAGGAAGAGGAACTGTAATTATTTCCTCATCCCTTTCTTTTATCCTTCATATACCTGCACAGCCCATTACAGATTTATTTGATTACGGATTCATTTGATTACGGATTTATTTGATTACGGATTAATTCGATGACAATGTTTATACGTAGAACGGAAGTAATGTCTCAAAAGAAAATATTAGTTAATATTAACCTGAGAAATGGTTTATCTCTCCAAACTCTTAATCAGGGAAAAAGTAATTAGCTTTGTTTCCCTTAGGTATACCGGAAGAATAAAAGAACGCCGTTTATTAAGAGTGCATGACAATATCAGAGTTCTCAAAATTTCATCTGGAATAGTGAATCAGTTTAATCGGGATTTGCAGGTCAGTACTGCGGTAAGATCCTTTACAAGGCAAAGATCATACATAACAAATTGGAAGAGTAACTGTCAGTTTACTGTCTGTCAGTTTATTGTAATACCATGAACTACTGTATCGTCGTGAAATAAAGAGTTAATTTTCTGGTAATTCAGATAAGTATAATTACCAGAATAGGATTTAGCTGAATAGAACTCGATGCCAAATTACCTTCATTAAGCAAAGCAGGGATTTGCTCCTTAAGATCCTTAATTTGGGAATTAACTTTTGAAATATTCATTAAATTATTGGTTTGAATCTCAATTTCTTTAAATTATTCCAGAGTCATTTATGGAATTGTTTAATTAAAAGTCATTTATCCGATTCATTAAATCAGGAATTGTTCATAAGATCAATTGGAATCTGGAATATTCTTGAATGCAGGAAAATAAACTATTGGTATGAAGAAAAACCATTCGGAAATAAATTGTTGAATTATAAAAAATAAATTGTTGAATTATAAAAAATAAATTGTTGAATTATAAAAAATAAATTGTTGAATTATAAAAAATAAATTGTTGAATTATAGAAAATATATTATTGAATTATAGAAAATATATTATTGAATTATAGAAAATAGGTTAGTAAAGTCATTTAAAAGTAAAAGCTTACCCTTAATTCGGAGTATGTTTGGAATCAGGCCTTTTGAGAAATAGTTGTGACTGAGAAAGGATACTGAAAGTGCCTGTAAAGCAAGCTTGGCTCCGGAATTCTCTCAATGGATCGGAAGCCCTTTGAAAATCTGTATTACATGAGAGCAGTATCAGTGTTAGTTTCCGGGAATTCTGGCAGGTCCAAACATTTCTATACTGAAACAATTATATATTTAAAGTGGTATTCTCCTGTCAGGTACTGCAGCCTGGTGCATTTTATTCGGGAGAGGATTTCTTCAAGGGTATAAGAGGTAGCTTTTAGAAGTGACTTTTCTAAAAATAATTCTATACTTCTCTAATTCTATA is drawn from Methanosarcina lacustris Z-7289 and contains these coding sequences:
- a CDS encoding RPA family protein, producing the protein MLKREVAKRVFAKEFEACRELEKSARFASEAADVKSPNLLISPVGLILNRVFAVGVLTELDSIGTQNEMWKARIVDPTGAFTVYAGQYQSDASIFFSTVQVPAFIALTGKARIYEPEPGSIFVSIRAEEANVVDEEIRNRWVVDTAEQTVDRLEAFSDALASGYHGETLREYLLERGISDELAEGISIAFETERDPREFAKQLRVSIREGLRALNFESEGPAGAKTDQKEFVLELLREVGGGKGVDYATFVDAAVSRGVPEELVEEVVRSLLAGGQCYEPKIGIIRLVG
- the serA gene encoding phosphoglycerate dehydrogenase, coding for MKVLVSDSLSNEGLEILKENFNVDVCTGLSEDELVEKIGAYHALVIRSGTQVTQRVIEAADNLKIIGRAGVGVDNVDVDAATKKGIIVANAPEGNMISAAEHTIAMMMSMSRNIPQANASLKSREWKRNKFMGVEVKGKTLGIVGLGRIGSEVAKRASGLEMNLMGYDPFISEKRAAELGVRLATVNEISKEADYITVHTPLIKETRNILDDEQFALMKPGVKIINCARGGIISEEALTRALESGKVGGAALDVFVEEPPFDNPLLKFDHVIVTPHLGASTQEAQVNVATDIAREVVSVLTGGLAKNAINIPSVKPEAMAVLAPYIRLSEIMGKIAGQLVGGNYEKVEIAYNGEISGKDTRPLTVSALKGLLEMALGSGVNYVNAPTLAKSRKIAVVESKSESAEEYSSTVSIRLTSGEMAKLVVGTVVGDEPKIVSVDEDIVDIFPAGRMIFAKHVNKPNVIGPCCLVLGKNNINISGMQVGRAEVGGVTMMVLNVDTDVSDAILDEVRQVPGILNAKLVTL
- a CDS encoding DUF2240 family protein translates to MEELKRVVSAPFKKNLAGSLPEKDFEFSLAFDLKWFSPKTASEVKSRALEAGLLSLKDGALSPCFDVESVRLPHAFKPPENFLELKEKPGKSGNSSAGRHREELSFEQILDFVSADTGVNRQRLVSEINSMQDRLAYLVDIRIVALIVAKKFGCDIDGVLGKVSRVVLGSLDYA
- a CDS encoding 50S ribosomal protein L18e encodes the protein MGKKSQVKLIRKTNPRIVSLILTLKDGANVDSAPIWKDIAKRLEAPSRNYAAVNISKINRHTAEDDVLLIPGKVLGAGLLDHPVTVAAVTFSESAVDKITEAGGKCLSLEEIMESNPKGSGIRIFR
- a CDS encoding 50S ribosomal protein L13, producing the protein MTVIDANGLILGRLASTVAKQLLSGDEKVYIVNAEKAIISGSRAATFREYRETRVRGATEFGPYFPKRPDRILKRTIRGMLPYKRSRGKDAMSRLKVYVGVPYELKDTETIAIADADMRLLSSNKYMELGEVSQKLGSKF
- a CDS encoding 30S ribosomal protein S9, with protein sequence MVKVVNSSGKHKTATARATVMKGTGKVRINKIPLELYTPELAMMKVSEPLLIAGNEVVSGLDINVDVRGGGIIGQANAVRTAVARGIVEWTNDTIIRDNFVTYDRSLLVSDSRQKESKNFGGPGARAKYQKSYR
- a CDS encoding DNA-directed RNA polymerase subunit N, giving the protein MIPVRCFSCGKVISNYWDEYKRRVNDGEDAAAVMDDLGITRYCCRRMFLSHVELVDVLSPYQ
- a CDS encoding DNA-directed RNA polymerase subunit K, producing MVKEKYTRFERARIVGARALQIAMGAPVLVEDDGRLDPLGVAMAELKAGVIPITVKRKQR
- the rpsB gene encoding 30S ribosomal protein S2; this translates as MEEIEQTGQEEAGAQPLPEENVVAEAKPEPEKEATAKTGSVPVVSEDETVSPKEGSTSLVSIDEYLAAGIHIGTQQKTQDMMRFVYRVRTDGLYVLDIQSTDERIRVASKLLSHYDPTRILVVSSRQYGQHPARMFSRALGTRAMLGRFIPGSLTNPQMHGFFEPEVIIVTDPAGDAQVLKEASSIGVPVIALCDTNNLTSNVDLVIPTNNKGRKALSLVYWLVAREVSRLNDTPFNYEMTDFETPL
- a CDS encoding MEMO1 family protein gives rise to the protein MEMRQPAVAGQFYPLHCDNLEKELTRCFEGLEIRERDVLGAVCPHAGYIYSGKVAAHAYATLPEADTYIFFGPNHTGYGSPISVSRDTWKTPMGTIDVDLELADGFLGSIVDADELGHTYEHSIEVQLPFLQYRFGRDFKILPICMGMQDEKTAVEVGNLVADLVSESGKRAVIIASSDFTHYETAERARETDDEVIGAILNLDVSGMYERLYRRNASVCGFGPIAAMLSASLKLGGSRATLLKYANSGDVSGDMSAVVGYAAIIVE
- a CDS encoding mevalonate kinase — its product is MVSCSAPGKIYLFGEHAVVYGETAIACAVELRTRVRAELNNSIVIQSQIGRTGIDFDKHPYVSAVIEKMREFVPIKGVFLTIDSDIPVGSGLGSSAAVTIASIGALNELFGCGLSLENIAKLGHEIEIRVQGAASPTDTYVSTFGGVVTIPERRKLKTPDCGIVIGDTGVFSSTKELVANVRQLRESYPELIGPLMASIGKISRIGETLVLSGDYVSIGRLMNVNQGLLDALGVNILELSSLIYSARAAGAFGAKITGAGGGGCMVALTAPQKSIQVAEAIANAGGKVTITKPTEQGLKVD
- a CDS encoding isopentenyl phosphate kinase yields the protein MNASTEPVILKLGGSAITDKGAYEGVVKEAALLRIAREVSGFRGKMIVVHGAGSFGHIYAKKYGLDRNFDPEGAIVTHESVKKLASRVVDALNSFGVMAIAVHPMGCTVCRNGRIESMYLDSIKLMLEKGFVPVLHGDVVMDLKLGTCILSGDQIVPYLAKELGITRIGLGSAEDGVLDMDGKPVPEITPDNFEEFRQCIGGSKSTDVTGGMLGKVLELLELSKNSSITSHIFNAGKADNIYRFLNGESIGTRISPNKRV
- the fni gene encoding type 2 isopentenyl-diphosphate Delta-isomerase; this translates as MINITSRRKLEHLKLCAGSSVEARGVSAGFEDVTLIHRALPELNMDELDLSVNFLGKRMLAPFLIASITGGHPDTISINAALAAAAEELGVGIGVGSQRAAIDDPAQEESFRIVRDEAPTAFVYGNVGAAQIRQYGVEGVEKLIEMIDADALAIHLNFLQEAIQPEGDRDATGCLDMISEICSVLKTPVIVKETGAGISREDALLLQKAGVSAIDVGGAGGTSWAGVEVYRAKESKDSVSERLGELFWDFGIPTVASLIESRVSLPIIATGGVRTGLDIAKSLVLGASAASAALPFVGPSLEGKESVVSVLSHMLDEFRAAMFLCGCANIQALHNAPVVVTGWTLEYLGQRGFNVKDYSVPKNTL